From a region of the Halolamina sp. CBA1230 genome:
- a CDS encoding acyl-CoA carboxylase subunit beta, with amino-acid sequence MHVRIGDGATDEEASAVAAALAEHLGVDIEVLVGDADEPAATATAPETEYPLDDDLGPTERERKLREEIEEILGGGPEKYKQRLPEQGKLFVRDRLDLWFGEDGEGGPGDADREDAADGIQFEDGKFAAFDEWHPDSPEVEEYDEGNRLPGDGLLTGAATFEGRDVHWMANDFTVKAGSMAERGVEKFLRMQQRALKSGNPVLYLMDSSGGRIDQQTGFFANREGIGKYYYNHSMLSGYVPQICVLYGPCIAGAAYTPVFADFTIMVEGMSAMAIASPRMVKMVTGEEIDMQDLGGPAVHAKHSGSADLVAEDEQEAREYAAKLMEYLPDKAGEKPPRSELENPTFSPEGIDEVVPDNPNKAYDVHDLLDRICDAESVFELKPEYGQEIVTAFARIDGRPVGIVANQPDHRSGAIFPDAAEKAAEFIWTCDAYEIPLLYLCDTPGFMAGSGVEKDAILEKGKKFIYATSSATVPKQTVVVRKAYGAGIYAMGGPAYDPESVIALPSGEIAIMGPEAAINAVYANKLDEIDDPEERKQREQELREEYRQDIDAHRMASEVVIDDVVPPSTLRQELVNRFAFYEDVQKELPDKKHGTVL; translated from the coding sequence ATGCACGTCCGCATCGGCGACGGTGCCACCGACGAGGAAGCGTCGGCGGTCGCCGCCGCGCTGGCCGAACATCTCGGCGTCGACATCGAGGTGCTGGTCGGCGACGCCGACGAACCGGCCGCCACCGCCACGGCCCCCGAAACCGAGTACCCGCTCGACGACGACCTCGGCCCGACCGAGCGCGAGCGGAAGCTCCGCGAGGAGATCGAGGAGATCCTCGGTGGCGGCCCCGAGAAGTACAAACAGCGCCTGCCCGAACAGGGGAAGCTGTTCGTCCGCGACCGACTCGATCTCTGGTTCGGCGAGGACGGCGAGGGCGGCCCCGGCGACGCGGACCGCGAGGACGCCGCCGACGGGATCCAGTTCGAGGACGGGAAGTTCGCCGCGTTCGACGAGTGGCATCCCGACTCCCCCGAGGTCGAGGAGTACGACGAGGGCAACCGCCTGCCGGGCGACGGCCTCCTCACGGGAGCGGCGACGTTCGAGGGCCGGGACGTCCACTGGATGGCCAACGACTTCACGGTCAAGGCGGGGTCGATGGCCGAACGCGGCGTCGAGAAGTTCCTCCGGATGCAGCAGCGCGCGCTCAAATCCGGCAACCCAGTGCTGTACCTGATGGACTCCTCAGGTGGTCGGATCGACCAGCAGACCGGCTTCTTCGCCAACCGCGAGGGGATCGGGAAGTACTACTACAACCACTCGATGCTCTCGGGGTACGTCCCGCAGATCTGCGTGCTGTACGGCCCCTGTATCGCGGGTGCGGCGTACACCCCCGTCTTCGCGGACTTCACGATCATGGTCGAGGGGATGAGCGCGATGGCGATCGCCTCACCGCGGATGGTGAAGATGGTGACCGGCGAGGAGATCGACATGCAGGACCTCGGCGGTCCCGCCGTCCACGCCAAACACTCCGGCAGCGCCGACCTCGTCGCGGAAGACGAGCAGGAGGCCCGCGAGTACGCCGCGAAGCTGATGGAGTACCTCCCCGACAAGGCGGGTGAGAAACCACCGCGTTCGGAGCTCGAGAACCCCACGTTCTCGCCGGAGGGGATCGACGAGGTCGTTCCGGACAACCCGAACAAGGCCTACGACGTGCACGATCTGCTCGACCGGATCTGTGACGCCGAGTCCGTCTTCGAACTCAAACCGGAGTACGGCCAGGAGATCGTCACCGCGTTCGCCCGGATCGACGGCCGGCCCGTCGGGATCGTCGCGAACCAGCCCGACCACCGCTCGGGCGCCATCTTCCCCGACGCCGCCGAGAAGGCCGCGGAGTTCATCTGGACCTGCGACGCCTACGAGATCCCCCTGCTGTACCTGTGTGACACCCCCGGCTTCATGGCCGGCTCGGGCGTCGAGAAGGACGCGATCCTCGAGAAGGGGAAGAAGTTCATCTACGCCACCTCCTCCGCGACCGTCCCCAAGCAGACCGTCGTCGTGCGCAAGGCGTACGGCGCGGGGATCTACGCGATGGGTGGGCCCGCCTACGACCCCGAGAGCGTCATCGCGCTCCCCTCCGGCGAGATCGCCATCATGGGCCCGGAGGCGGCGATCAACGCGGTGTACGCCAACAAGCTCGACGAGATCGACGACCCCGAGGAGCGCAAGCAGCGCGAACAGGAGCTCCGCGAGGAGTACCGCCAGGACATCGACGCCCACCGGATGGCCAGCGAGGTCGTGATCGACGACGTGGTGCCGCCGTCGACGCTCCGCCAGGAGCTGGTCAACCGCTTCGCGTTCTACGAGGACGTCCAGAAGGAGCTGCCCGACAAGAAACACGGGACCGTTCTCTAG
- a CDS encoding MaoC family dehydratase codes for MTGRYYEEFEVGETIEHGKRRTVSESDNQTFCDMTMNQQPLHLDADFAADSQFGERLVNGLYTMSLAVGLTIPDTTDGTIVANLSYDNVEHPNPVFHGDTVYAQTTVTDKRETSDGERGVVEMHVEAFKVSEASDDASGDPSGEGTDPRGDESEGEDTLVCEFDRTALSLKKEHAE; via the coding sequence ATGACCGGACGCTACTACGAGGAGTTCGAGGTCGGCGAGACGATCGAACACGGGAAGCGCCGGACCGTCTCGGAGTCGGACAACCAGACGTTCTGCGACATGACGATGAACCAGCAGCCGCTCCATCTCGATGCCGACTTCGCCGCGGACAGCCAGTTCGGCGAGCGACTGGTCAACGGACTGTACACCATGTCGCTGGCGGTTGGGCTGACGATCCCCGACACGACCGACGGCACGATCGTCGCGAACCTCTCCTACGACAACGTCGAACACCCCAACCCCGTGTTCCACGGCGACACCGTCTACGCGCAGACGACCGTCACGGACAAACGCGAGACCAGCGACGGCGAGCGCGGGGTCGTGGAGATGCACGTCGAGGCGTTCAAAGTGAGCGAGGCGTCGGACGACGCCTCGGGGGACCCGAGCGGGGAGGGAACCGACCCGCGAGGCGACGAGTCCGAGGGCGAGGACACGCTCGTCTGCGAGTTCGATCGCACCGCGCTCAGCCTGAAGAAGGAACACGCCGAGTGA
- a CDS encoding CoA ester lyase, which yields MARRSLLFSPGDRPELMRKAPESGADTICFDLEDAVAPSQREAARASVRELLADPEFDPDCEVTVRVSVDAAADVDALLDTEASVRLDGVMVPKVAEAADVQWVADLFDEHDADPALLALVETARGVLRAEEIADAPATDALVFGAEDLAADLGATRTDEGTEVLGARQQVLLAASAAGIDAIDTVHTDYEDEAGLRESTEFALQLGYDGKLAIHPTQVPVINDAFTPAPERVEWAERVLEARDEAEAEGRAVFSVDGEMIDPPLIAQAERVLERAAAGDER from the coding sequence ATGGCACGCAGAAGCCTCCTGTTCTCGCCGGGCGACCGCCCGGAGCTGATGCGCAAAGCCCCCGAATCCGGGGCGGACACGATCTGTTTCGACCTCGAAGACGCCGTCGCACCGAGCCAGCGCGAGGCGGCGCGGGCGTCGGTTCGGGAACTGCTCGCTGACCCCGAGTTCGACCCCGACTGCGAGGTGACCGTGCGCGTGAGTGTCGACGCCGCCGCCGACGTCGACGCGCTGCTCGACACCGAGGCGTCGGTCCGTCTCGACGGCGTGATGGTGCCGAAAGTCGCGGAGGCCGCCGACGTGCAGTGGGTCGCCGACCTGTTCGACGAGCACGACGCCGACCCCGCGCTGCTCGCGCTGGTGGAGACCGCCCGCGGCGTGTTGCGAGCCGAGGAGATCGCCGACGCGCCGGCGACGGACGCGCTGGTGTTCGGCGCCGAGGATCTCGCCGCCGACCTCGGCGCGACCCGGACCGACGAGGGGACGGAGGTGCTCGGCGCCCGTCAGCAGGTGCTGCTGGCCGCGAGCGCGGCAGGGATCGACGCGATCGACACGGTTCACACGGATTACGAGGACGAGGCGGGGCTGCGGGAGTCGACCGAGTTCGCGCTCCAGCTGGGGTACGACGGGAAGCTGGCGATCCACCCCACGCAGGTGCCCGTGATCAACGACGCGTTCACGCCCGCTCCCGAGCGCGTCGAGTGGGCCGAACGCGTGCTCGAAGCGCGCGACGAGGCCGAAGCCGAGGGGCGTGCGGTGTTCAGCGTCGACGGCGAGATGATCGACCCGCCGCTGATCGCGCAGGCCGAGCGCGTGCTCGAGCGGGCTGCTGCGGGCGACGAGCGGTAA
- a CDS encoding Glu/Leu/Phe/Val dehydrogenase — MSDEANPFESLQEQIDDAAAYLDVDDDVIHRLKYPERVLETNLSVDMDDGSIERFKAFRSQFNGDRGPYKGGIRYHPGVTRDEVKALSGWMVYKCAVVDIPYGGGKGGIVVDPSEYSAGELERLTRSFAEELRPLVGEDKDVPAPDVNTGQREMNWIKDTYETLENTTEPGVVTGKSIEAGGSAGRVEATGRSTMLTAREAFDYLGRDIEGASVAVQGYGNAGWIAAKLIDELGADVVAVSDSSGAIHDPDGLDPVSVKEFKRESGSVSGYDDAESLSNEVLLTMDVDLLVPAALENAIDGDLAADVSADVIVEAANGPLTPDADDVLTEKDVHVFPDILANAGGVTVSYFEWVQNRQRFYWDEQRVNEELEAIITNAFDDLTTAYEAFDVPNFRTAAYVVAIQRVVDAFTDNGNWP, encoded by the coding sequence ATGTCAGACGAGGCTAACCCGTTCGAGAGTCTGCAGGAGCAGATCGACGACGCAGCCGCGTACCTCGACGTCGACGACGACGTCATCCACCGGCTCAAGTACCCCGAGCGCGTGCTGGAGACGAACCTCTCTGTGGACATGGACGACGGGTCGATCGAGCGCTTCAAGGCGTTCCGATCGCAGTTCAACGGCGACCGGGGCCCCTACAAGGGCGGCATCCGGTACCACCCGGGCGTCACCCGCGACGAGGTCAAGGCGCTGTCGGGCTGGATGGTGTACAAATGCGCCGTCGTCGACATCCCCTACGGCGGCGGGAAAGGAGGGATCGTCGTCGATCCCTCGGAGTACTCCGCGGGCGAACTCGAACGGCTCACCCGATCGTTCGCCGAGGAGCTGCGGCCGCTCGTCGGCGAGGACAAGGACGTCCCCGCGCCCGACGTGAACACGGGCCAGCGGGAGATGAACTGGATCAAGGACACCTACGAGACGCTGGAGAACACGACCGAGCCCGGCGTCGTCACCGGGAAATCCATCGAGGCCGGCGGGAGCGCGGGCCGCGTCGAGGCGACCGGTCGCTCGACGATGCTCACCGCGCGTGAGGCGTTCGACTACCTCGGCCGCGACATCGAGGGCGCGAGCGTCGCCGTCCAGGGGTACGGCAACGCGGGCTGGATCGCCGCCAAGCTGATCGACGAGCTCGGCGCCGACGTCGTCGCCGTCTCGGACTCCTCGGGCGCGATCCACGATCCCGACGGGCTCGACCCGGTTTCCGTCAAGGAGTTCAAACGCGAGTCCGGCTCGGTCTCGGGGTACGACGACGCCGAGTCGCTCTCGAACGAGGTGCTGCTCACGATGGACGTCGATCTGCTGGTCCCCGCGGCGCTGGAGAACGCCATCGACGGCGACCTCGCGGCGGACGTCAGCGCGGACGTGATCGTCGAGGCCGCGAACGGCCCGCTCACGCCCGACGCCGACGACGTGCTGACCGAGAAGGACGTTCACGTGTTCCCGGACATCCTCGCCAACGCCGGCGGCGTGACCGTCTCCTACTTCGAGTGGGTGCAGAACCGCCAGCGCTTCTACTGGGACGAGCAGCGGGTCAACGAGGAACTGGAGGCGATCATCACGAACGCGTTCGACGACCTGACGACCGCCTACGAGGCGTTCGACGTGCCGAACTTCCGGACCGCGGCGTACGTCGTCGCGATCCAGCGCGTCGTCGACGCGTTCACCGACAACGGCAACTGGCCCTAG
- the ribH gene encoding 6,7-dimethyl-8-ribityllumazine synthase, whose protein sequence is MVNLGLVVAQFNASVTERMADAATDAAAERGVEIDETVHVPGVYDSPLAADRLARRDEIDAVAVVGAVVTGDTDHDQVISDATAESLQSVGLDRDTPVTYGITGPGQSGAEARERVDKGADAVDAAVDMVEALA, encoded by the coding sequence ATGGTGAATCTCGGACTCGTGGTAGCGCAGTTCAACGCCTCCGTCACCGAGCGGATGGCGGACGCGGCGACAGACGCCGCCGCGGAACGGGGCGTCGAGATCGACGAGACCGTGCACGTGCCGGGGGTGTACGACAGCCCGCTGGCCGCTGATCGACTGGCCCGGCGCGACGAGATCGACGCCGTCGCGGTCGTCGGCGCGGTGGTCACGGGCGATACGGATCACGATCAGGTGATCAGCGACGCGACCGCCGAGTCGCTCCAGTCGGTCGGGCTCGACCGGGACACGCCGGTGACCTACGGGATCACCGGTCCCGGACAGAGCGGGGCGGAAGCGCGCGAGCGTGTCGACAAGGGTGCCGACGCGGTCGACGCCGCGGTCGACATGGTGGAGGCCCTCGCATGA
- a CDS encoding pyridoxal phosphate-dependent aminotransferase → MSEHEWGFAERVGRVEPSATVAVGNKASELQEQGVDVVDLSVGEPDFPTPERIREAGQQAIAEGNTGYTASSGIPELRQAISTDLKAKGVACGPENVVVTPGAKQALFETVQALVDEGDEVILLDPAWVSYEAMVKLAGGDLTRVDLGQHDFDLEPALDDLAAAISDETQLLLVNSPSNPTGAVFSDAALEGVRDLAVEHDVTVVADEIYDRITYDADPTSLASFDGMAERTVTVNGFSKAYSMTGWRLGYLAAPEALVDQVSKIHGHSVTCAPNFVQHAGVEALRSVESDVATMVEAFERRRDLVVDLLADHGKVIPRPQGAFYAMIPTPNDDVEWADAAIEDAHVATVPGSAFNAPGYARISYAASEERLKEGFERLAAEGLM, encoded by the coding sequence ATGAGCGAGCACGAGTGGGGGTTCGCCGAGCGCGTCGGCCGTGTCGAGCCGTCGGCGACCGTCGCGGTCGGCAACAAGGCGAGCGAACTCCAGGAGCAGGGCGTCGACGTGGTCGACCTCTCCGTGGGCGAACCGGACTTCCCGACGCCCGAACGAATCCGTGAGGCCGGCCAGCAGGCGATCGCGGAGGGGAACACCGGCTACACCGCCTCCAGCGGCATCCCCGAACTCCGGCAGGCGATCTCGACCGACCTGAAAGCGAAAGGCGTCGCCTGCGGTCCCGAGAACGTCGTCGTCACCCCCGGTGCGAAGCAGGCGCTGTTCGAAACCGTGCAGGCGCTCGTCGACGAGGGCGACGAGGTGATCCTGCTCGACCCGGCGTGGGTCTCCTACGAGGCGATGGTGAAACTCGCCGGCGGCGACCTCACGCGGGTCGATCTGGGCCAGCACGACTTCGACCTCGAACCTGCGCTGGACGACCTGGCGGCGGCGATCTCCGACGAGACGCAGTTACTGCTCGTGAACTCCCCCTCGAACCCGACGGGTGCGGTGTTCTCCGACGCCGCGCTGGAGGGGGTGCGTGATCTCGCGGTCGAGCACGACGTGACCGTCGTCGCCGACGAGATCTACGACCGGATCACGTACGACGCCGACCCGACCTCCCTCGCGTCGTTCGACGGGATGGCCGAGCGGACGGTGACGGTCAACGGGTTCTCGAAGGCGTACTCGATGACGGGCTGGCGGCTGGGCTACCTCGCCGCGCCCGAGGCGCTGGTCGATCAGGTGTCGAAGATCCACGGCCACTCGGTGACGTGTGCGCCCAACTTCGTCCAGCACGCCGGCGTCGAGGCGCTGCGCAGCGTCGAGAGCGACGTGGCGACGATGGTCGAGGCGTTCGAGCGCCGCCGCGACCTCGTGGTCGACCTGCTCGCGGACCACGGGAAGGTGATCCCGCGACCACAGGGCGCGTTCTACGCGATGATCCCGACCCCCAACGACGACGTCGAGTGGGCCGACGCGGCCATCGAGGACGCCCACGTCGCGACGGTCCCCGGCAGCGCGTTCAACGCCCCCGGATACGCCCGGATCTCCTACGCCGCCAGCGAGGAACGGCTGAAGGAAGGGTTCGAGCGGCTGGCCGCGGAAGGGCTGATGTAA
- a CDS encoding aldo/keto reductase: MEYTTLGDTGMQVSRIALGCMSFGDSGWRDWVLDEEEGTELIDRAVELGVNFFDTANMYSRGESERVLGDALAEYDRDEMVVATKGYFQMREDDPNSGGLSRKAIEQELDASLDRLGMDTVDLYQTHRWDDDTPIETTMRALDDAVRRGKARHVGTSSMWAHQFAEALHTSDRENLERYATMQDHYNLLYREEEREMLPLCARENVGVLPWSPLARGFLARPHEELEATTRGQNEVESDRHPYLANGGREINERVEELAAEKDLKMAQIALAWLLHKDAVDAPVVGTTSVEHLEDAVEALSVSLSSSEVEYLEEPYQPVEVSGHE; this comes from the coding sequence ATGGAGTACACGACACTCGGCGACACCGGGATGCAGGTTTCGCGGATCGCGCTCGGCTGCATGAGCTTCGGCGACTCCGGATGGCGCGACTGGGTGCTCGACGAGGAGGAAGGGACGGAACTGATCGACCGCGCGGTCGAACTCGGGGTGAACTTCTTCGATACGGCGAACATGTACTCCCGCGGCGAGTCCGAGCGCGTGCTCGGCGACGCGCTCGCGGAGTACGACCGCGACGAGATGGTGGTCGCCACCAAGGGGTACTTCCAGATGCGAGAGGACGACCCCAACTCGGGCGGCCTCTCGCGGAAGGCGATCGAACAGGAGCTCGACGCCTCGCTCGATCGGCTCGGGATGGACACCGTCGACCTCTACCAGACTCACCGCTGGGACGACGACACACCCATCGAGACCACGATGCGCGCGCTCGACGACGCTGTCCGCCGCGGGAAGGCCCGCCACGTCGGTACGTCGTCGATGTGGGCCCACCAGTTCGCCGAGGCGCTGCACACCAGCGACCGCGAGAACCTCGAACGGTACGCGACGATGCAGGATCACTACAACCTCCTTTACCGCGAGGAGGAACGCGAGATGCTGCCGCTGTGTGCGCGGGAGAACGTCGGCGTGCTCCCGTGGTCGCCGCTGGCTCGCGGCTTCCTCGCGCGCCCACACGAGGAGCTCGAAGCCACGACCCGCGGGCAGAACGAAGTCGAGTCCGACCGCCACCCGTACCTGGCGAACGGCGGGCGCGAGATCAACGAGCGCGTCGAGGAGCTCGCCGCCGAGAAGGACCTGAAGATGGCCCAGATCGCGCTGGCGTGGCTGCTACACAAGGACGCCGTCGACGCCCCCGTCGTCGGCACCACCAGCGTCGAACACCTCGAGGACGCGGTCGAGGCGCTCTCGGTGTCGCTGAGCTCGTCGGAGGTCGAGTACCTGGAAGAGCCGTACCAGCCGGTCGAAGTCTCGGGTCACGAGTGA
- a CDS encoding NAD(P)/FAD-dependent oxidoreductase, with amino-acid sequence MSENVEEATEHRRLIIAGTGIAGLTAAIYAGRSNNDPLVFEGDEPGGQLTLTTEVDNYPGFPEGISGPDLVNNMKEQAERFGAELDHGIVVDVTGLGDEDGTDGSPFRVEMRDGTVYTCDAFIAASGASARTLGVPGEDELMGYGLSTCATCDGAFFRDEDMLVVGGGDAAMEEANFLTKFADTVYIAHRRDEFRAEDYWIDRIMEKVDEGEVEILWNTELTEIHGTPDEGIDYASLVRHPEGHPKEKFEAGDDGVETFEMDVGAVFYAIGHTPNTGYLDDTGVELDDEGYIITEGGRGANQTATDVPGLFGAGDVVDHHYQQAVTAAGMGSEAALDADDWLEERERADELGIDATPEPAAGDD; translated from the coding sequence ATGAGCGAGAACGTCGAGGAGGCGACCGAACACCGTCGCCTGATCATCGCCGGCACGGGGATCGCGGGGCTGACCGCGGCGATCTACGCCGGCCGGTCGAACAACGACCCCCTGGTGTTCGAAGGTGACGAGCCGGGCGGCCAGCTCACGCTGACCACCGAGGTCGACAACTACCCCGGCTTCCCCGAGGGGATCTCCGGGCCGGACCTCGTGAACAACATGAAGGAGCAGGCCGAGCGCTTCGGCGCCGAACTCGACCACGGGATCGTCGTCGACGTGACCGGGCTCGGGGACGAGGACGGCACCGACGGCTCGCCGTTCCGTGTCGAGATGCGCGACGGCACCGTCTACACCTGCGACGCGTTCATCGCTGCCTCGGGCGCCTCCGCGCGCACGCTCGGCGTTCCCGGCGAGGACGAGCTGATGGGGTACGGGCTCTCGACGTGTGCGACGTGTGACGGCGCGTTCTTCCGCGACGAGGACATGCTCGTGGTCGGCGGCGGCGACGCCGCGATGGAGGAGGCGAACTTCCTCACCAAGTTCGCCGACACCGTCTACATCGCCCACCGACGCGACGAGTTCCGCGCCGAGGACTACTGGATCGACCGCATCATGGAGAAAGTCGACGAGGGCGAGGTGGAGATCCTCTGGAACACCGAGCTCACGGAGATCCACGGCACTCCAGACGAGGGGATCGATTACGCCTCGCTCGTCCGCCACCCCGAGGGCCACCCCAAGGAGAAGTTCGAGGCCGGCGACGACGGCGTCGAGACGTTCGAGATGGACGTGGGCGCGGTGTTCTACGCCATCGGTCACACGCCGAACACCGGCTACCTCGACGATACGGGCGTCGAACTCGACGACGAGGGGTACATCATCACGGAGGGCGGCCGCGGCGCCAACCAGACGGCGACCGACGTGCCGGGGCTGTTCGGCGCCGGCGACGTGGTCGACCACCACTACCAGCAGGCGGTGACCGCCGCCGGCATGGGCAGCGAGGCCGCGCTCGACGCCGACGACTGGCTGGAGGAGCGCGAGCGCGCCGACGAACTCGGCATCGACGCGACCCCCGAGCCTGCCGCGGGCGACGACTAA
- a CDS encoding DUF357 domain-containing protein: MAADLAEKTDRYGEMLADALDAAEPAAPPGTPLGEAAAETYEMADSYLDDGRHFREADDPVNALASFSYGYGWLDAGVRFGLFEIPEDTELFTTDAGDG; the protein is encoded by the coding sequence ATGGCCGCCGACTTGGCAGAGAAGACCGACCGCTACGGCGAGATGCTCGCCGACGCCCTCGACGCCGCCGAGCCTGCGGCCCCGCCGGGGACGCCCCTGGGTGAGGCCGCCGCGGAGACGTACGAGATGGCCGACTCCTACCTCGACGACGGTCGCCACTTCCGCGAGGCCGACGACCCCGTGAACGCGCTGGCCTCCTTCTCCTACGGCTACGGCTGGCTCGACGCAGGTGTGCGGTTCGGGCTGTTCGAGATCCCCGAGGACACGGAGCTGTTCACGACTGACGCGGGCGACGGATAG
- the cysS gene encoding cysteine--tRNA ligase, giving the protein MTLSLTDTLSGEREEFEPSGDSVLLYVCGLTVSDDPHLGHARLWAQADILHRWLAHEGYDVRHVENVTDVNEKITARVGEREEWDTEADVARHYTEEVLQRMRDLNLLRAEVYPRVSEHVPEIVELVETLIEGGYAYESNGSVYFDVSEFAEYGKLSNQTVDELEEQGDPDERSEKRNPADFALWKAGGVGADAVEEHRKHDHEGDLPEGQTWESPWGEGRPGWHVECSAMSMTHLGDTLDIHMGGQDLVFPHHENEIAQSEAATGQRFANYWLHVGFMQAGSEKMSSSLGNYFTVGDAVREFGPNVLRTFYASAEYRSQQAYTEETIEEARRRWERLERAYETAVEYADSADALTKTEDSEFRDDLAAARAGFEAAMNDDLNAREAMAELLEVATAINRHVEDGAPYDYRALRESIEFFEEYGEGVFGLQFGDVTEGEAEIAEDLVELVLDVREEERDAGNYERADDLRDRLEALGVEVEDSDDGPTYRFD; this is encoded by the coding sequence ATGACCCTGTCGCTGACCGACACCCTGTCGGGCGAGCGCGAGGAGTTCGAACCCAGCGGCGACTCGGTGCTGCTCTACGTCTGCGGGCTGACGGTCTCGGACGACCCCCACCTCGGCCACGCCCGCCTCTGGGCGCAGGCGGACATCCTCCACCGCTGGCTCGCCCACGAGGGGTACGACGTGCGCCACGTCGAGAACGTCACCGACGTGAACGAGAAGATCACCGCTCGCGTCGGTGAACGCGAGGAGTGGGACACGGAAGCCGACGTGGCCCGCCACTACACCGAGGAGGTGCTCCAGCGCATGCGGGACCTGAACCTCCTGCGCGCGGAAGTCTACCCGCGAGTCTCCGAGCACGTCCCGGAGATCGTCGAGCTCGTGGAGACGCTGATCGAGGGGGGGTACGCCTACGAGTCCAACGGCTCGGTGTACTTCGACGTGAGCGAGTTCGCGGAGTACGGGAAGCTCTCGAACCAGACCGTCGACGAACTCGAGGAGCAGGGCGACCCCGACGAGCGAAGCGAGAAGCGCAACCCCGCCGACTTCGCGCTCTGGAAAGCCGGCGGCGTCGGCGCCGACGCGGTCGAGGAACACCGCAAACACGACCACGAGGGCGACCTGCCCGAGGGCCAGACCTGGGAGTCGCCGTGGGGGGAGGGTCGCCCCGGCTGGCACGTCGAGTGCTCCGCGATGTCGATGACCCACCTCGGCGACACGCTTGACATCCACATGGGCGGGCAGGATCTCGTCTTCCCCCACCACGAGAACGAGATCGCCCAGAGCGAGGCGGCGACGGGCCAGCGCTTCGCGAACTACTGGCTGCACGTCGGCTTCATGCAGGCCGGCAGCGAGAAGATGTCCTCCTCGCTGGGGAACTACTTCACCGTCGGGGACGCCGTCCGGGAGTTCGGCCCGAACGTGCTCCGCACCTTCTACGCCTCGGCGGAGTACCGCTCCCAGCAGGCGTACACCGAAGAGACGATCGAGGAGGCCCGCCGGCGCTGGGAGCGCCTCGAACGGGCCTACGAGACCGCCGTCGAGTACGCCGACAGCGCCGACGCGCTCACGAAAACCGAGGACTCGGAGTTCCGCGACGACCTCGCGGCGGCCCGCGCCGGCTTCGAGGCCGCGATGAACGACGACCTCAACGCCCGCGAGGCGATGGCGGAACTGCTCGAAGTCGCGACCGCGATCAATCGTCACGTCGAGGACGGTGCCCCCTACGACTACCGCGCGCTCCGGGAGTCGATCGAGTTCTTCGAGGAGTACGGTGAGGGCGTGTTCGGCCTCCAGTTCGGCGACGTGACCGAGGGCGAGGCCGAGATCGCCGAGGACCTCGTGGAGCTGGTGCTCGACGTGCGCGAGGAGGAGCGCGACGCGGGCAACTACGAGCGCGCCGACGATCTCCGGGACCGACTGGAGGCGCTGGGCGTCGAGGTCGAGGACAGCGACGACGGGCCGACGTACCGGTTCGACTGA